In Bacillota bacterium, the sequence GAATGGGAAGGAAACCAGTATCTTTTGGCAGTAACCAACCAGCAGATTATAATAATTGATAAAAAGGCAAAGCCGGTTGAGAAAGGTGGGGAGCAGCCATCTCCATAACAGAATTTGGCTTAAATTTAATGGAGAATCCCGGGGAAATGGCAGCGGCTCTGCAGATATTGATCTTATTGACAATCCTAACCCTTGCCCCAGCGATTCTCATTTTAATGACATCGTTTACACGCATAGTAGTTTCACTCTCTTTTGTCCGCAACGCAATAGCTACCAATCAGATGCCTCCGAACCAAGTGCTGATCGGTCTGGCGCTTTTCTTAACGTTTTTCATTATGGCGCCGGTCTTTACCGAAGCGTACACTACGGGGGTCGCTCCTTATTTAGCTGGTGAAACTGATTTCAACACTGCCTTAACTGCAACTATGGAACCGATCCGGGAGTTTATGTTCGCCCACACCAGAGAGAAAGATCTAGCACTTTTCCTAGAGATCCGAGGCGAAGAACTGCCGGAAACAAGAGCGGATGTCAGTACCTTTACCCTGATTCCCGCATTTGTAATCTCGGAGTTAAAGACCGCATTTCAAATTGGATTTATGATTTTTATCCCTTTCTTAGTAATTGATATGATTGTAGCAAGCATCTTAATGGCCATGGGTATGATGATGCTTCCACCAGTCATGATCTCGCTGCCGTTTAAGATTCTCTTGTTTGTACTGGTGGACGGTTGGAATTTAGTTGTGAAATCGCTTTTGGCCAGTTTTCTTTAGGGGATGATTAAATGAGTGAAGTAGAAATCATCGCTTTGGGCAAGGAAGCGGTCAAGACTGTTCTGCTGGTTTCTGGTCCAACTTTAGGCTTAGGACTCTTAGTCGGCCTGCTCGTCAGTATTTTTCAGGCAACTACCCAGATTCAGGAGCAGACTCTGACTTTTATTCCGAAAATCATTGCGGTTTTATTATCGCTTGTGCTGTTTGGACCATGGATGCTGAGGGTTTTGATCAGCTTTGGCCGTCAGATCCTGGAGAATATCCATACATATATTGCTTAAATGGGGTTTAACCATGTTTGGTTTAGAAGCTTATATATTAGCTTTTATTAGGTTTTCAACATTTATTGCAGCTGCTCCGATCTTCAGCCAGCGGGGAATACCACCTCAGCTGAAAATTGGTTTGGCAGCGCTGCTGTCTTTAGCAACTGCACCGCAGGTTTCCCTGGAAGGTTATAACTGGGTGCTGCTGATTGTGCAGGAAATTGGGATTGGATTGATTCTGGCATTTGCAGTAATGCTTGTCTTTGCCATTATCTATTTTGCCGGACAGTTGGTGGATGTGCCGATGGGGTTCGGTATGGCCACAATCTTCGATCCTCAAACTGGAATCCAGATGCCGATTTTTTCGCAGTTTTATTATTTTTTAGCGGTGGCCGTACTGCTGGCAGTAGACGGTCATTTGTGGATCATTAGAGCTTTAGCCCAGAGTTTCGAATTTGTGCCGGTCAGCACCTTTTTTGACCGAGAGTTTAGTCTTGGTGCACTGCTGGAGCTCAGCAAAAACATTTTTGGAGTGGGACTGCAGATTGCCGCACCAATTATGGGCACCATGGTTTTAGTCGACGTTGCCCTGGGAGTGATCACTCGAGTAGTTCCCCAGTTGAATGTCTTTGTTTTGGGTTTTCCCATCAAAATTCTCATGGGTATGCTGATTGTGATCTTAGCCGTTCCAGTTTTTATTTCAATAGCTGCCAAACTGTTTGGTTTTGACGGTCTGCTGATGGAAGTGATTATGGGTTTGATTACTTCCGGCAGTTAGGAGATGAAAATGGATACAGATCTCGCTTTAACCACAGTAAAACTGAATCTGCAGCTTTTTGCCGAGGAAAAAACTGAAGCCGCTACTCCTCATAAAAGGGAAGAGGTACGCAAGGAAGGCCAGGTTGCAAAAAGTGGTGAAATCGGTACAACTCTGATTATTTTGGTAGGTTTCTATGTAATAAAAGCAGCACTGACCTTTGCGATTGAACGCATTTATAACTTGGCGCGCCACATTCTGTCTCAAGCTGCAGCTTGGAACGGCACCGCAGACTACGTGTACTCCTTATATCTGCTGGTGCTGAAAGAAGCGTTGATTGTTGTGCTGCCTGTCTTTGCCGCCTTATTTGTAGTTGGATTTGCTGCCCAAGCTGTACAGGTAGGCTTTATGTTTAACTTAAATCTGATCAAACCACAATTTAACCGGATCAACCCGCTGGAGGGATTTAAACGGCTTTTCTCAAAGCGGGCGCTGGTTGAATTCTTAAAATCTGTGCTTAAAATTGCAGTAGTAGGCTGGATTGTATATTCCCAGGTCAGGCAGCGCATACCCTGGCTGGCCAATTTAGCATCAGTCGACATAACCCATTCGTTTCTGCTGATCAGCAATTCCGTTTTCAGCGTTGTGCAGATGATTGGCATGACTCTCTTAATCCTTGCTGTTACCGACTATTTCTACCAGCGCTGGGAATTCGAAAAAAATATCCGCATGACTAAGCAGGAAATCAAGGAAGAATTTA encodes:
- the flhB gene encoding flagellar biosynthesis protein FlhB — protein: MDTDLALTTVKLNLQLFAEEKTEAATPHKREEVRKEGQVAKSGEIGTTLIILVGFYVIKAALTFAIERIYNLARHILSQAAAWNGTADYVYSLYLLVLKEALIVVLPVFAALFVVGFAAQAVQVGFMFNLNLIKPQFNRINPLEGFKRLFSKRALVEFLKSVLKIAVVGWIVYSQVRQRIPWLANLASVDITHSFLLISNSVFSVVQMIGMTLLILAVTDYFYQRWEFEKNIRMTKQEIKEEFKQTEGDPLIRSRIRQKQREIASRRMMQAVPTADVVITNPTHYAVALLYQADKMAAPEVVAKGAGLIALKIRETAEEHGVPTVENPPLARSLYKSVEIGQQIPAELYPAVAEVLAFVYRLKNRAL
- the fliR gene encoding flagellar biosynthetic protein FliR encodes the protein MFGLEAYILAFIRFSTFIAAAPIFSQRGIPPQLKIGLAALLSLATAPQVSLEGYNWVLLIVQEIGIGLILAFAVMLVFAIIYFAGQLVDVPMGFGMATIFDPQTGIQMPIFSQFYYFLAVAVLLAVDGHLWIIRALAQSFEFVPVSTFFDREFSLGALLELSKNIFGVGLQIAAPIMGTMVLVDVALGVITRVVPQLNVFVLGFPIKILMGMLIVILAVPVFISIAAKLFGFDGLLMEVIMGLITSGS
- the fliQ gene encoding flagellar biosynthesis protein FliQ, which translates into the protein MSEVEIIALGKEAVKTVLLVSGPTLGLGLLVGLLVSIFQATTQIQEQTLTFIPKIIAVLLSLVLFGPWMLRVLISFGRQILENIHTYIA
- the fliP gene encoding flagellar type III secretion system pore protein FliP (The bacterial flagellar biogenesis protein FliP forms a type III secretion system (T3SS)-type pore required for flagellar assembly.), with the protein product MENPGEMAAALQILILLTILTLAPAILILMTSFTRIVVSLSFVRNAIATNQMPPNQVLIGLALFLTFFIMAPVFTEAYTTGVAPYLAGETDFNTALTATMEPIREFMFAHTREKDLALFLEIRGEELPETRADVSTFTLIPAFVISELKTAFQIGFMIFIPFLVIDMIVASILMAMGMMMLPPVMISLPFKILLFVLVDGWNLVVKSLLASFL